The Bryobacteraceae bacterium genomic sequence CCGCACATGCTCAGGTTCGCCGCGGATGTCCATCAGCTCGGGGACGCTCGCCTGCATCCGATAGGCCATCTCGAAGGCCGCCATGCGGGTGGCGATTTCGGGATCGCCGCAGGTGTCGAACTTGTGCTGGTTGATCAGCCGTAGCGTATCGAGCGACGCGCGCCGGTCGTCGCTGGTCATCCCCTCAGGGTTCGAAAGCGCGAGCACCGGATCGCCGCCGGAACGAAACGGCACGCCCTGGTACACCGTCGGCAAAAAGCCACTGCCGTGGCAGAACGTCCCGCAGCGGCCCGCGCGGCCCGATTGCAGCAGCACGAAGCCCGGCAGGTTCTCCGCCTCGCTCCCGAGCCCGTAGTTGATCCACGCGCCCATCGACGGCCGTCCGGGCCGCTGGTGTCCGGTGAACATCTTCAACTCGGCCGGCGAGTGGTTGAACTGGTCCGTGGTCATCGAATAGATAAACGCCAGCCGGTCCACCACGCCCGCGGTATGCGGCAACATGTTCGACACCCACGTCCCGGTTTGCCCATGCTGCCGGAACTCGAACGGCGACCCGAGCAGCATCGGCCGACCGCTGATGAAAGCGAACCGCTCGCCGGCCACCAGTTCCTCCGGCACGGGCGTCCCATGCATCTGCCGGAGCTTTGGTTTGAAGTCGAAAAGATCCAACTGCGATGGCGCACCCGACATCAGCATGAAGATCACATGCTTGGCTTTGGGCGCGAAATGGGGTTGGCGCGTAGCGGCCGCCGCGGTGGGATTGATGAGATTCGCGAGCGCCATGCCGCCCAGGCCGAAGGCCGATCTCAGCAAGTCGCGTCTCGATACCGGTTCGTACATAGGCCTACTCCCGCGTCACCGTCTCATCCAGGTTCAGAATCACGTTCGCCACCACGATCCAAGGCACCAGGTCCGCTGACGGGGCCCGCGCCGAAAGCGCCAGTGCGCGTCCAGCTGCCGGGTCGCGATCGTAGCGCTGCTTCATCCGCGCGAACAGATCATTGAGCGCCGCCAGATCCGGCTCCGCGGGCCGGCGGCCCGTAGCGGCCCGGAAGCCGTACCCCAAGCCCTGATCGCGAAGCACGGCCGCCATTGCTCCGGCCGCCTCCACGAACGCTTCGTCGTTCAAGGTGGTCAGCGCCTGCAGCGGCGTATTCGATCGGGGACGGTCCACGGTGCAAGTGGTGCGGTCCGGCGCGTCGAACGTCATTAGCGGCGGATAGGCGAACGTGCGCTTCACGAAGGTGTAGAGGCCGCGCCGGTGGCGATCCTCGCCGGTGCTGGTGGGCCACGCCTGAAAACCGCCTTCGACGAATACACTGTCGAACAGCGACGCCGGGATCGGCGGAAATACGGCCGGTCCGCCGAGCTTCCGGCTCAGCAGGCCCGAGGCCGCGAGCACAGCGTCGCGCACGCCTTCGCCTGTGAGGCGGAATCGCGGCGCGCGCGCCATGAGCTTGTTGTCGGGATCGCGCGCGATCTTCTCCGGAGTCGCAATCGAACTTTGCCGGTAGGCCGCGGACATCGCGATCTTCTTCAGAAGCGCCTTCACGTCCCAGCCGCTCTCCATAAAGTCCACCGCCAGCCAGTCCAGCAGTTCGGGATTCGTCGGCCGGTCGCCCTGCGCGCCGAAATCCTCCATCGTCTTCACCAGTCCCACTCCGAACAATTCGCGCCAGAAATGATTTACTGTGACTCGCGCCGTCAGCGGATTGCTCCGGTCCACCAGCCATCGCGCGAGTCCAAGCCGGTTCGGCGGCCCATCCACGCGCGGCAGCGACGCCGGCGTCGCCGGGTATATCCGTTCCAGTTTGCTGAGGAAGTCGCCGCGCGGCTGGACGTAGGTGTCGCGTGGCTCGGCCAGCTCCTTCATCACCAGAACCGAGGTCGAGTGGGCCTTCACATACTGGTCGAGAGCCTTCTTGCGCGCTTCGTACTCGGCGCGCACGACGGCCAGTTCCGGAGCCACCCGGCGAAACTCGGACGCCACCGCCGCGTCCTGTTCCGGAGTCCGCGATAGCGCGAGCAACGCTTCCCGCGCGGGGGCGGGCGTCTCCACCCACAGCCGTACATCCGCA encodes the following:
- a CDS encoding DUF1501 domain-containing protein; translation: MYEPVSRRDLLRSAFGLGGMALANLINPTAAAATRQPHFAPKAKHVIFMLMSGAPSQLDLFDFKPKLRQMHGTPVPEELVAGERFAFISGRPMLLGSPFEFRQHGQTGTWVSNMLPHTAGVVDRLAFIYSMTTDQFNHSPAELKMFTGHQRPGRPSMGAWINYGLGSEAENLPGFVLLQSGRAGRCGTFCHGSGFLPTVYQGVPFRSGGDPVLALSNPEGMTSDDRRASLDTLRLINQHKFDTCGDPEIATRMAAFEMAYRMQASVPELMDIRGEPEHVRKLYGAEPGKKSFSNNALLARRLVERGVRFVMLTHGEWDHHGGTRINLKEHFPRICAEVDQGAAALVTDLAQRGLLDETLLVWGGEFGRTPMRQGDPNDPLIGRDHHRQFTLWMAGGGVKPGVRYGSTDELGYKVAEHPVTVHDLQATMLHLLGLEHTRLTYKFQGREYRLTDVHGEVLRALVA